The Bremerella sp. JC817 genome has a segment encoding these proteins:
- the avs1c gene encoding AVAST type 1 anti-phage system protein Avs1c → MTTPLSRHEFERAFNIAAEQMRQGKIKFAASMIELIDSLRRVRDLPNGRLDLLSIDERARLHANSTVTWLEDGAFEAIRSESGISEGENVDSEIEVGPQSNPPSGRAKKAPAKKAPAKKAPAKKAPAKKAPAKKAPAKKAPAKKAPAKKAPA, encoded by the coding sequence ATGACGACACCTTTGTCGCGGCATGAGTTTGAGCGAGCGTTTAATATTGCTGCTGAACAAATGCGACAAGGAAAAATCAAGTTTGCCGCGTCAATGATTGAATTGATCGATAGCTTGCGAAGAGTTAGGGATCTACCCAATGGGCGGCTAGATTTGTTGAGTATCGATGAACGTGCGCGACTTCATGCGAATTCCACAGTAACCTGGCTTGAAGACGGAGCGTTTGAAGCGATTAGGAGTGAATCAGGAATTAGTGAAGGTGAGAATGTCGACAGTGAAATAGAAGTCGGTCCGCAAAGTAATCCACCATCAGGCAGAGCCAAGAAGGCGCCGGCCAAGAAGGCGCCGGCCAAGAAGGCACCGGCCAAGAAGGCACCGGCCAAGAAGGCACCGGCCAAGAAGGCACCGGCCAAGAAGGCACCGGCCAAGAAGGCACCGGCCAAGAAGGCACCGGCC